The following coding sequences are from one Comamonas koreensis window:
- a CDS encoding mechanosensitive ion channel family protein, which translates to MQTAAGLAALVLLAYALRLVVRMALLQIVPRFRSSLGAAWLRTLLDNRILVRVAQIVPSLVVQTGIAAVPHLPVIASTVIRNVAIAVTALQVARLLCAIMDGIQQANESQLESAQSTRSVKSYVQLGKMLVMVVAGIVMVATLIDRSPLILLSGLGAMSAVLMLVFKDTILSFTAGVQLSSNDILRVGDWLEMNQVGADGAVVDMALNTVKVRNWDNTITTIPTWRLMSDSFKNWRGMSESGGRRIKRPLCIDTTSVRFLTRAEIAELSHIALLRPYLEGKVAEITAYNQDFSAKAPDMADEIVNLRQLTNIGTYRAYCNAYLQAHPKLRKDMTLMARAMEPTNQGSPLEIYAFTDTTAWLEYEAIQGDIFDHLIAILPEFGLRVFQVPSGNDMQVALRQHEVQALQR; encoded by the coding sequence ATGCAAACGGCCGCCGGTCTGGCGGCCTTGGTATTGCTGGCCTATGCACTGCGCCTGGTGGTGCGCATGGCGCTGCTGCAGATCGTGCCGCGCTTTCGCTCCAGCCTGGGCGCGGCCTGGCTGCGCACCTTGCTGGACAACCGCATTCTGGTGCGCGTGGCGCAGATCGTGCCCTCGCTGGTGGTTCAGACGGGCATTGCCGCGGTGCCGCACCTGCCAGTCATTGCCAGCACGGTGATCCGCAATGTGGCGATTGCGGTGACGGCGCTGCAGGTGGCGCGCCTGCTGTGCGCCATCATGGACGGCATCCAGCAGGCCAACGAGAGCCAGCTGGAATCGGCCCAAAGCACGCGCTCGGTCAAAAGCTATGTGCAGCTGGGCAAGATGCTGGTGATGGTGGTCGCGGGCATCGTGATGGTGGCGACCTTGATCGACCGCTCGCCGCTGATTCTGCTCAGCGGCCTGGGCGCCATGTCGGCGGTGCTGATGCTGGTGTTCAAGGACACGATCCTGTCGTTTACCGCTGGCGTGCAGCTGTCGAGCAATGACATCCTTCGCGTGGGCGACTGGCTGGAGATGAACCAGGTCGGCGCCGATGGTGCCGTGGTGGACATGGCGCTCAACACCGTCAAGGTGCGCAACTGGGACAACACGATCACCACCATCCCCACCTGGCGCTTGATGAGCGACAGCTTCAAGAACTGGCGCGGCATGTCGGAATCGGGCGGCCGCCGCATCAAGCGGCCCCTGTGCATCGACACCACCTCGGTGCGCTTTCTGACCCGCGCCGAAATCGCTGAGCTCAGCCACATCGCCTTGCTGCGCCCCTACCTGGAAGGCAAGGTCGCTGAGATCACCGCCTACAACCAGGATTTCTCGGCCAAGGCGCCGGACATGGCCGACGAGATCGTCAACCTGCGCCAGCTGACCAATATCGGCACCTACCGCGCCTACTGCAATGCCTATTTGCAGGCCCACCCCAAGCTGCGCAAGGACATGACCTTGATGGCCCGCGCGATGGAGCCGACCAACCAGGGTTCGCCGCTCGAGATCTATGCATTTACCGATACCACCGCCTGGCTCGAGTACGAGGCGATCCAGGGCGATATCTTTGACCACCTGATCGCCATCCTGCCGGAGTTCGGCCTGCGCGTGTTCCAGGTGCCCTCGGGCAATGACATGCAGGTGGCGCTGCGCCAGCACGAAGTGCAGGCCCTGCAGCGCTGA